A genomic segment from Fusarium fujikuroi IMI 58289 draft genome, chromosome FFUJ_chr04 encodes:
- a CDS encoding related to UTP6-U3 snoRNP protein encodes MAGVADKARFYLERAVPQLREWEEKEIFSKDEIRTIVQKRNDYEHRVLSPGNKPSDWSSYAQWEQSLESLRSKRCKRLRIRHLQSAHAGQGRTLAIYERGVNRHPGSSALWREYLSYTSSVKASKRWRKTMTNALRMMPTDPELWTMAGRRSAKNGDMAAARGFFMRGCRFCTTNEKLWVEYARTEMEWLEKVDKRKAVAKPGQDVLRPDREEDGDELRLVDSDDDEDDDDLPEPSNAQAKVIDKQTAQHLKSNPAMDGAIPMAIFDISKKQAFFSANTAEVFFDLFVSFVHVPAQPRISQHVLDTLDQEYPNHPATCNVHIRQPIMGLNPQTAEFPKNLREVLSRLNRYLETTTDRTELQKKTVAWIDGYLALDVLDEGIRAVLEHTKQKMESI; translated from the exons ATGGCTGGCGTCGCTGATAAGGCGAGATTCTATCTCGAACGCGCTGTACCGCAGCTACGAGAAtgggaggagaaagaaataTTTTCAAAG GATGAGATTCGCACAATCGTCCAGAAGCGCAACGACTACGAGCACAGAGTCCTCTCACCTGGGAATAAGCCATCGGATTGGTCTTCTTACGCGCAATGGGAGCAGTCCCTTGAGTCCCTCCGCAGCAAACGCTGCAAGCGTCTCAGAATCCGACACCTCCAGTCCGCCCATGCTGGCCAGGGCCGTACTCTTGCGATTTACGAGCGAGGTGTCAATCGACATCCAGGAAGCAGTGCGCTGTGGAGAGAATATCTTTCATATACGTCCAGCGTCAAAGCATCCAAGCGCTGGCGCAAAACCATGACCAATGCTCTACGCATGATGCCTACAGACCCTGAGCTGTGGACAATGGCAGGTCGAAGGTCAGCGAAGAATGGCGACATGGCTGCCGCGCGTGGGTTTTTCATGCGAGGTTGCCGCTTTTGCACGACGAATGAAAAACTCTGGGTTGAATATGCGCGAACGGAGATGGAATGGCTCGAAAAGGTCGATAAGCGCAAGGCCGTCGCAAAGCCCGGCCAGGACGTTCTCCGGCCTGATCGTGAGGAGGATGGCGACGAGCTGCGACTTGTGgacagtgatgatgatgaggacgacgatgatcttCCCGAGCCATCCAACGCCCAAGCCAAGGTTATTGACAAGCAGACGGCTCAGCATTTGAAATCAAACCCTGCCATGGATGGCGCTATTCCTATGGCTATCTTCGATATCTCAAAGAAGCAGGCCTTCTTCAGCGCCAACACTGCGGAGGTATTCTTCGACCTCTTCGTGTCTTTCGTACATGTCCCAGCTCAGCCTAGGATATCACAACATGTTCTGGATACCCTTGATCAGGAGTATCCCAACCACCCAGCCACATGCAACGTCCACATTCGCCAGCCTATTATGGGCTTAAACCCACAGACAGCAGAGTTTCCCAAGAACCTCAGAGAGGTACTTTCACGCTTGAACCGGTACCTGGAAACCACAACAGATCGCACGGAATTACAGAAGAAGACCGTTGCATGGATAGATGGGTACCTTGCACTGGATGTTTTGGATGAGGGTATTCGGGCAGTTTTGGAACATACCAAACAGAAGATGGAGTCCATTTAG
- a CDS encoding related to CWH43-putative sensor/transporter protein, which produces MASKYKDKDTGVVLSFNGSLVSWAHTAVAYTAFFSALVIGVYLHYHKIVQNEFYGYPQEWFPSVSATIGDRYPERSFFMIFIAITSGPRFALVGLWYLLTRKPGQKLPTFVAVMGLLRTLTCGGWTYITSTDDHDWHDILMISYIVATLPWTTGCIALSPANPQAIKYRKYLASAFFGTLVPLIYFFIQHKVHRVAGAYTTYAFFEWSLIIFDVAFDAVTALDFSTFAIEVRDIKGASKGENLSSIPSAVLEKEKEKATGGIFAVRFSWPEALDIAAEVYHGYVFWTILTSLGLVVWYFPLWYMGISGYEVLVMTTISPFVLASRSARSLVVNNLRAVHLLSLAGIAAYLVEEPSYRLFTVGFGVFMSCLGWAGTLFAESVHEGRLESKILGWMIGLILSSTAKFAWWTNNPIWPIMHAANGGWNNTGLVLGVLAALRFTRRAPLAAGLAPRPAKSSSSFLSSLGLAGLFFGLHSLLSDTSTMILWGWEGYPIRGPYFSTHGWLTVLAMSLGLFGGVWQPRLASSWGVYIIGTVGAMFLTFFSHWPGYYGALTLATYLMAYSVPILTHAAKTNPTTTFGNGFLLYNFLVLFHVWVVAYAFVPGGQLVREHTDWIMYTMMTCIGAGVYGMNASGHQQQPSKRSVPIQQRKYFGVATILINVCFLVSAFQRFPSNNYQPYHADDRILTAGIWTIHFSFDNDMWASEYRMRDLIKELEIDVIGLLESDNQRIIMGNRDATQFLAEDLGMYVDYGPGPNKHTWGAALLSKFPILNSTHHLLPSPVGELAPAIHATLDVYGQLVDVFVFHSGQEEDPEDRRLQSLYLADLMGSTPRPAFLLSYLVTKPKEGNYNTYVSEKSGMKDVDPSDWDRWCEYILFKRLKRVGYARVSRSSITDTELQVAKFKIPESKEEIEKLDAQPDKERNRRVKEEEVPEGWRFPAMFRGDGVREHRYHVFNEPRYFN; this is translated from the exons ATGGCCTCAAAATACAAGGACAAAGATACAGGCGTTGTCCTCAGCTTCAATGGAAGCTTGGTCAGTTGGGCGCATACTGCTGTCGCGTATA CTGCTTTCTTTAGTGCATTGGTTATTGGCGTTTACCTACACTACCACAAGATCGTACAGAATGAGTTCTATGGTTATCCGCAAGAATGGTTCCCCTCAGTCTCAGCGACTATTGGCGATCGGTACCCCGAGCGATCGTTCTTCATGATATTCATTGCCATTACATCCG GTCCTCGGTTTGCCCTCGTCGGTTTATGGTATCTCCTCACGCGAAAGCCCGGCCAGAAGCTGCCTACGTTCGTTGCTGTTATGGGCCTACTTCGAACTCTAACCTGTGGCGGCTGGACATACATTACATCTACGGATGACCACGATTGGCATGATATTCTCATGATTTCCTACATTGTTGCGACGCTTCCGTGGACAACTGGCTGTATCGCACTCAGCCCCGCCAATCCTCAGGCCATCAAATATCGCAAATACTTGGCATCTGCCTTTTTCGGTACTCTTGTGCCACTGATCTATTTCTTCATTCAGCACAAGGTGCATCGTGTCGCTGGAG CTTACACGACTTACGCCTTCTTCGAGTGGTCGTTGATCATCTTTGATGTGGCCTTTGACGCCGTGACGGCTCTCGATTTCAGTACCTTCGCTATTGAGGTTAGAGATATCAAGGGTGCGAGCAAGGG TGAGAACCTGTCGTCTATCCCATCCGCCGTCCTGGAAAAGGA AAAGGAAAAAGCGACCGGCGGTATTTTTGCTGTTCGCTTCAGCTGGCCCGAAGCACTTGATATTGCCGCTGAAGTCTACCATGGA TATGTTTTTTGGACGATTCTGACTAGTCTGGGGCTTGTAGTGTGGT ACTTCCCGCTTTGGTACATGGGCATTTCAGGATACGAAGTTCTGGTCATGACAACGATTTCGCCCTTCGTTCTGGCCAGCCGTTCAGCTCGGTCTCTAGTGGTGAACAACTTGCGCGCAGTGCACCTTCTGTCTCTCGCAGGCATCGCGGCCTATCTGGTTGAGGAACCCAGTTATCGCCTGTTTACAGTTGGATTTGGCGTTTTTATGTCGTGCTTGGGGTGGGCCGGTACCCTTTTTGCAGAGTCTGTTCACGAGGGCCGCCTCGAATCCAAGATTCTGGGTTGGATGATTGGTCTTATTCTTTCCTCTACTGCCAAGTTTGCGTGGTGGACGAATAACCCTATTTGGCCTATTATGCATGCTGCGAATGGCGGTTGGAACAACACTGGTCTTGTGCTGGGTGTTCTAGCCGCTCTCCGCTTCACCAGACGAGCACCCCTCGCTGCCGGTTTGGCTCCACGGCCTGCCAAGAGTAGCTCGAGTTTCCTCTCATCACTCGGTCTTGCTGGGTTGTTCTTTGGCCTCCACTCTTTACTCTCTGATACCAGCACCATGATCCTCTGGGGATGGGAGGGCTATCCCATTCGTGGCCCATACTTCTCCACACATGGCTGGCTCACTGTTCTTGCCATGTCGCTTGGTCTGTTCGGCGGAGTCTGGCAGCCTAGGCTTGCAAGCAGCTGGGGGGTCTATATCATCGGTACGGTCGGTGCTATGTttttgaccttcttcagTCATTGGCCCGGTTACTACGGCGCTCTGACGCTTGCCACTTACTTGATGGCATATTCTGTGCCCATTTTGACCCATGCAGCCAAGACAAATCCTACGACAACTTTTGGCAATGGTTTCCTCCTCTACAACTTCTTGGTACTCTTCCACGTTTGGGTTGTGGCATATGCCTTTGTCCCAGGTGGCCAACTTGTTCGTGAGCACACTGACTGGATCATGTATACGATGATGACCTGCATTGGTGCTGGCGTGTATGGCATGAACGCCTCAggtcatcaacagcaacctTCGAAACGGTCTGTGCCAATCCAGCAAAGGAAGTATTTTGGTGTTGCGACCATCCTTATCAATGtttgcttcttggtctcggcCTTCCAGCGGTTTCCTAGTAATAACTATCAGCCTTATCACGCTGATGACCGAATCCTCACTGCAGGTATTTGGACGATCCACTTTTCGTTTGACAACGATATGTGGGCATCAGAGTACCGTATGCGAGACCTCATTAAGGAGCTGGAAATCGATGTCATCGGTCTTCTTGAGTCTGACAACCAGCGTATCATCATGGGTAACCGTGATGCTACTCAGTTCCTTGCTGAGGATCTCGGCATGTATGTCGACTACGGTCCTGGCCCCAATAAGCATACATGGGGTGCGGCTCTTCTGTCCAAGTTTCCCATCCTCAACTCGACGCATCACCTTCTACCTAGTCCTGTCGGTGAACTGGCTCCTGCTATCCATGCGACGCTGGATGTCTATGGTCAGCTCGTCGATGTATTTGTCTTCCACTCCGGGCAAGAAGAGGATCCTGAAGACCGACGTCTGCAGTCACTTTATCTCGCTGACCTAATGGGCTCGACCCCTCGGCCAGCATTCTTGCTTAGCTATTTGGTGACAAAACCAAAGGAGGGTAACTACAACACTTATGTGAGCGAGAAGTCGGGTATGAAAGATGTAGACCCGTCAGATTGGGACCGATGGTGCGAATACATCCTTTTCAAGAGACTCAAACGTGTGGGATACGCGCGCGTGAGTCGCAGCTCCATTACCGATACGGAACTACAGgttgccaagttcaagatccCCGAGTCCAAAGAGGAGATCGAGAAACTGGATGCCCAGCCAGATAAGGAGCGCAATCGCCGAGttaaggaggaggaggtccCTGAAGGCTGGAGATTCCCCGCAATGTTCCGGGGTGACGGCGTGCGAGAGCACAGATACCATGTGTTCAACGAGCCCAGGTATTTCAACTAG
- a CDS encoding related to benzoate 4-monooxygenase cytochrome P450: MTFSLTHLLVYVGLLFGGLALYTLICGQGFGIVVYRVFFHPLAKYPGPFIAKITDGYQLYHAWKGDRQLEFWRMHQKYGPVVRFGPNSLCFNSNKALKEIYGFRTNVRKAEFYNAFVHPTANTHNTRDKEVHARKRRVMSQAFSESAMKEMQRYILGNVRTFCEQIGMLEGSGEETKGWTKPRKMSDWCNYLAMDILGDLCFGKAFHMLESPTNRFALELVEAATTRHLLCGTMPIVNKLNLDKILFPGLAAGRARYMGYSKGQLAERTKLGEETDRRDFFYYLLKARDPETGQGFSTPELWSESNLLIIAGSDTTSTAMAATLFYLVRCPRALERVTEEIRSKFNDVEEICQGAALASCTYLRACIDEAMRLSPSVGGILPREVLAGGITVEGRAIPEGTVIGVPHYTIHHNESYYPSPYEYVPERWLVGALNPLTGEKTTEDEVALAASAYCPFSIGPRGCIGKGLAYVEMTNTLARTMYLYDMRKAIGIVDPAEGNPKNEWGRHRPSEMQLVDTFTSAKNGPMIEFRKAAHIKA, translated from the exons ATGACCTTCAGCTTAACACATCTGTTGGTATACGTGGGGTTGTTGTTTGGAGGACTAGCTCTCTAT ACACTCATATGTGGCCAGGGCTTCGGCATTGTTGTTTACCGGGTCTTCTTTCACCCTCTAGCCAAGTACCCAGGCCCATTCATCGCTAAGATCACAGATGGATACCAGCTCTACCACGCCTGGAAGGGTGACAGGCAGCTCGAGTTCTGGCGCATGCACCAAAAATACGGCCCAGTTGTCCGCTTCGGCCCCAACTCGCTTTGCTTCAACTCCAACAAGGCTCTCAAGGAGATTTACGGCTTCCGCACAAACGTCCGCAAGGCCGAATTCTACAATGCCTTCGTTCACCCTACCGCCAATACGCATAACACGCGCGATAAGGAGGTCCATGCCCGTAAGCGCCGTGTCATGTCTCAGGCCTTCTCCGAGAGCGCTATGAAGGAGATGCAGCGATACATCTTGGGTAACGTCCGTACTTTCTGCGAGCAGATTGGTATGTTGGAGGGTTCCGGAGAAGAGACTAAGGGCTGGACCAAGCCTCGAAAGATGAGCGACTGGTGCAATTACCTTGCTATGGATATTCTTGGCGATTTGTGCTTCGGCAAGGCTTTCCACATGCTCGAGAGCCCGACTAACCGCTTTGCCCTGgagcttgttgaagctgctACAACCCGCCACCTTCTG TGTGGAACCATGCCCATCGTGAACAAACTCAATCTGGACAAGATCCTTTTCCCTGGACTCGCTGCTGGTCGTGCTCGCTACATGGGCTACAGCAAGGGCCAACTTGCAGAGCGCACCAAGCTTGGCGAGGAGACAGATCGTCGCGATTTCTTCTACTATCTTCTAAAGGCTCGCGATCCCGAGACTGGCCAGGGCTTCAGCACTCCTGAGCTCTGGTCCGAGTCCAACCTACT TATCATTGCTGGATCTGACACCACATCGACAGCGATGGCTGCCACTCTCTTCTACCTTGTCCGATGCCCCCGGGCTCTCGAGCGAGTCACCGAAGAAATCCGAAGCAAGTTCAACGATGTCGAGGAGATCTGCCAAGGTGCTGCTCTCGCATCTTGCACTTACCTTCGAGCCTGTATCGATGAAGCTATGCGTCTCTCTCCATCTGTCGGTGGTATTCTTCCACGTGAGGTTCTCGCCGGAGGTATCACCGTTGAAGGCCGTGCGATTCCCGAGGGCACCGTTATTGGCGTTCCCCATTATACCATCCACCACAATGAGTCCTACTACCCCTCACCATATGAGTACGTCCCTGAGCGATGGCTCGTTGGTGCCCTCAACCCCCTCACTGGCGAGAAGACAaccgaggatgaggttgCTCTGGCTGCCAGTGCATACTGCCCCTTTAGCATTGGGCCCCGTGGCTGTATTGGCAAGGGTCTCGCCTATGTTGAGATGACAAACACACTTGCCCGCACTATGTATCTTTATGATATGCGCAAGGCTATTGGTATCGTGGATCCTGCTGAGGGCAACCCTAAGAATGAATGGGGTCGACACCGACCAAGCGAGATGCAATTGGTTGATACATTTACGAGTGCTAAGAACGGACCTATGATTGAGTTCCGTAAGGCGGCACATATCAAGGCGTGA